Below is a window of Candidatus Krumholzibacteriia bacterium DNA.
TTGAGGCCCACGACCGCGTCGCGGCGGAGAAGCTCGACGGTCGTGGCCGGACTGTTCAAATCGAAGCCGGTGGGGAAGCCTTCAGGGAGCCGGAGAGCATCGACCTTGAGGCCAACCGAGAGGGCCGTCACCGGGCTCACGGAGCTGCGGATGACCACGTGCATTTGGAGCGTGTCCGTCCAGAAAGTCTCGTCTCCGAACGTGTCGAATCGGAAGATGTTCTGACCTTCGATGAGCGTGGTATCCCCGGGCGGGGGCGCCAAGGGCGAATCTTCCCCGCAGGCCAGGAGAATCACCAGGCACAACAGGCTCACGATGCAGAAGATGCCAATTCCCTTTCTCAACATGGCCTCACCTCTGTGGTCTCGCGTCCACCCAGGAGGTCGACCGATTTGGTTCCTCCTTCCGCTCGGTCTTCATTCGATCCCGACCTCGACGTCGTCGCCCGTGACCCGCACGGGGAAGGTCTTGACTCCTTGCTGAGCGGGAGGAGCCGTGACCGCACCCGTCTTCACATTGAATCGCGAGCCGTGCAGCGGGCAAGTAACCACGTCCCCGCTCAGCGGCCCCTCGGACAAGGGTCCGCCGCGGTGCGGGCACACATCGTCGATGGCGTAGTAACCGCCACCCACGCTGAAAAGGGCAATACGCCGCCCCTCGACTTCGACGAGCCTGCCCGTGTCCGATGCCTCGAATTCTGCTCTCGGTCCTACTCTGACGAATCGAGCCATGATCTTCTCCTCCCTGCATTTCAATAGCCTGGGAACTCGTCGCTGTGGACCATGTCTTGGCTGACACCGGCTTCGGTCAGGACCTGGGTCACGCCGCTCACCATGCGCTCGGGGCCCGCGACGTAGAAAAGGAAGCGTTCGGGGGTTGCGAGGACCTCACGGATCATGTGGACATCCACATAGCCCCTGCGGCCCTGCCAGGTCGTGCTCGAGGTCTCCAGCGCCGTCATCGTTGCGACGAGGCGGAAGTTCGGGTTCTCCGCTTCCCAGACCTCAAGCTCCTTCAGGAACGGCGCGTCTCGCGGAGTCCTGTTCGAGTAGATCAGCGTCAACCGGTGGGGCAGCTTCTGTTCGGTGACCATCTTGATCATGCTGTGGAAGGGCGTGATCCCGATGCCCCCGGCTACGAGGGCCAGGGGTCTCGTCGCATCCTGAGGCAGTACAAACGACCCCATCGGTCCCTGCACGCCTACCCGTGTTCCTAGCGCGACCTCGGCCAGACTTCGTTTGAAGGCGCTGCCAGTCAAGCGGGTCGCGATGAGGAGCAACGGATCCTCAGGTGAGGACGCGATCGAAAAGGACCGCGAGCTACCTTTCTCATCCTGATAGCGCGGAGCACCTTGCGTGATCTGCACGTATTGACCGGGCTTGAACGGGAAGCTTTGCCCTTCGAGGTCGAAGGTGAAGCCCATCGTCCGCTCGGCGACTTCTCTTCTCGCTACCAGGGGCAGACTGAGCTTCATTCTCGCCTCCTAGCGGCAGGGCT
It encodes the following:
- a CDS encoding non-heme iron oxygenase ferredoxin subunit, whose amino-acid sequence is MARFVRVGPRAEFEASDTGRLVEVEGRRIALFSVGGGYYAIDDVCPHRGGPLSEGPLSGDVVTCPLHGSRFNVKTGAVTAPPAQQGVKTFPVRVTGDDVEVGIE
- a CDS encoding FAD-dependent oxidoreductase, with the translated sequence MKLSLPLVARREVAERTMGFTFDLEGQSFPFKPGQYVQITQGAPRYQDEKGSSRSFSIASSPEDPLLLIATRLTGSAFKRSLAEVALGTRVGVQGPMGSFVLPQDATRPLALVAGGIGITPFHSMIKMVTEQKLPHRLTLIYSNRTPRDAPFLKELEVWEAENPNFRLVATMTALETSSTTWQGRRGYVDVHMIREVLATPERFLFYVAGPERMVSGVTQVLTEAGVSQDMVHSDEFPGY